A single Vigna radiata var. radiata cultivar VC1973A chromosome 8, Vradiata_ver6, whole genome shotgun sequence DNA region contains:
- the LOC106770295 gene encoding uncharacterized protein LOC106770295: MVNVLFQWRPKKMIIIWAINSNFAKVGQLAKKMEDKAENQFRANTEVNPKEECKAIDNCRVILKKALPSKVEDPRSFTIPCIIRKVKIEKSLIDLGSSINLMPLFMLKRIGGLEVKPTKENFQIADGSTKKPYDVAEDVRVRIDKLEFLVDFVVMEMEEDENIPIILGMPFMKTAKVSINVDEGTIALKDQEEKVIFNVFNVEQ; the protein is encoded by the exons atggtcaatgtgcttttccaGTGGAGGCCCAAGAAGATGATAATTATATGGGCAATCAATTCCAATTTTGCCAAG GTCGGCCAATTGGCCAAGAAGATGGAAGATAAAGCTGAaaatcaatttagggctaatactgaggttaaccctaaagaagaatgtaaaGCTATT GATAATTGCAGGGTTATTTTGAAGAAAGCACTTCCTTCGAAAGTTGAAGATCCAAGAAGCTTTACTATTCCTTGCATCATTAGGAAAGTTAAAATAGAGAAATCCCTAATTGATTTAGGGTccagcattaatttgatgcccctaTTTATGCTTAAAAGGATTGGTGGTCTTGAAGTTAAGCCGACGAAGGAGAATTTTCAAATAGCGGATGGATCTACTAAGAAACCCTATGATGTAGCGGAAGATGTCAGGGTTCGAATAGATAAACTTGAATTCTTGGTTGACTTTgtggtgatggagatggaggaagatGAGAATATCCCGATTATTCTTGGAATGCCATTCATGAAAACGGCCAAGGTAAGCATCAATGTGGATGAAGGGACGATAGCgcttaaagaccaagaagagaAGGTGATCTTTAATGTCTTCAATGTTGAGCAGTAG